A single genomic interval of Peromyscus leucopus breed LL Stock chromosome 7, UCI_PerLeu_2.1, whole genome shotgun sequence harbors:
- the LOC114681266 gene encoding myelin-associated oligodendrocyte basic protein — protein sequence MSQKMAKEGPRLSKNQKFSEHFSIHCCPPFTFLNSKREIVDRKYSICKSGCFYQKKEEDWICCACQKTSRRATSPQRPKHQPAASPVVVRAPPAKPKSPPRPAKPRSPSRTERQPRPRPEVRPPPAKQKPPQKSKQPARSSPLRGPGASRGGSPTRAPRFW from the exons ATGAGTCAGAAAATGGCCAAGGAGGGCCCCAGGCTCTCCAAGAACCAGAAGTTCTCGGAACACTTCAGCATCCACTGTTGCCCACCCTTCACCTTCCTCAACTCCAAGCGTGAGATCGTGGACCGCAAGTACAGCATCTGCAAGAGCGGCTGCTTCTaccagaagaaggaggaggattggATCTGCTGCGCCTGCCAGAAGACCAG CCGCCGTGCCACATCCCCTCAGAGGCCCAAGCACCAGCCAGCTGCGTCCCCCGTGGTGGTCAGAGCGCCGCCAGCCAAGCCAAAGTCCCCTCCGAGGCCAGCCAAGCCAAGGTCCCCTTCGAGGACTGAGCGCCAGCCGCGTCCCCGCCCAGAGGTCCGACCACCACCAGCCAAGCAGAAGCCCCCTCAGAAGTCCAAGCAACCAGCACGCAGCAGCCCCCTCAGAGGGCCAGGCGCCAGCCGCGGGGGGTCTCCCACCAGAGCTCCTAGGTTCTGGTAA